CTGCCTTGCTTCAATTGATTTTGCCATTCCCCCGCCAGTATCATATCAAAGGGAACCTCCGTCGTATCCGACATACACAGGGATACAATAGGCGCCATAGCCTTGGGTGACAGCCCCTTGACTGGATTGATCACCAATAAAAGATGATGCTGTTCTTCTTCTAAAAAGGGATAAGAAAAAAGAAAAACACGATGTAAGTCCATGCGCTGAACCAAGCGTCCAACAAGCGTTTGTGTAGCTAATGTTTTCATATAAAGTTAATTAATGTACAGAAAATCTATACAAACTTAAACGTATTGTTTTGAAAAACAAAATATTTGTATATTTTTTCTGTACAAATATTTTGTTAATATGTTCAAATGAATATTTTTTATGATAGCGATCGGTAAGGTTATGACGAAATGGTAGTGGATAAAATAATGGTTACGAAGAACGGGATTGAACAAAGCCCAGATAAACGAACTAACGCTCGGGCATTGTCGGAAGGACAGGTCATACGGTAGTAATAAAGGCTTCTGTATCAAATACATTAACTAACAGACCAAGCAAAATATACGCATAATAAATATTTATGCGTATATTTGTATATAAATCAGATTGGCTCATGAAAGCAAAATTGAATTTAAGCATAGACAAACAGCTGCTAACTCAAGCAAAAGCATACGCTGCACAAAAGCATAGTAGCGTTTCCGAGCTGGTAGAAAATTATTTTAAAACTTTTGTAAATAAGCCTTCAAAGAAGGGGATCGTTCAGCTCATTGAAAGTTTACCTAAACCAGAGATAGCAGATCAAGAAGACTTGAAAAAAAGATACTTAGAAGATAACGCTAAAAAATATGGCTTTTAAAGTACTACTAGATGTAAATATTCTTCTAGATTTTACACTACAAAGAACCGCATACCAAGAAGCAAAAACGATTATTACCTGGACTGAACAGGGCACTATAAAGGGTTTTATTTCACCTTCAGTTGTACAGATATGTGCTTATTGGATTGCAAAATCGTATGGTTCAACTAAAGCGAAAGAAATTCTAGGCTTACTGTTGGGCTTTTTAGATAGTCTGGAAATTTCTCATGAACAAGTGTTAGCTGCCGTTCATTCTTCTATGTCGGATGTAGAAGATGCTTTACTTTACTATACGGCTTTACATCACAAACTCGATATCATTATCAGTCGCGACCAACATTTTCAGCAAAGCGGTCTCCCTTCCCTCCCGGTTCTTTCACCAAAAGAATTTATTGCCTTTATTCAGAAAAAATCCTTTTAGAAAGTGCTTGAGCTAAATAATGTGCTCATCCATTATTCTCTTTTTTATCTAATTTCGTATGCTGCCAGCAGATACCGTACTTGAGGCCTCAAGTACGGACAAGTAAATACGCTTCATGGTTGTTTCTGGCATAGAACAAACTTATAGGAAATGCCGTTAATCTGCAAACTACCTTTTTTCTTCTTTCAATTCCAAATCCCCATATAATTTCATAAGCATCTCGCAGGGATCCGTATCGATCGCTTTGGCTATCAGCACCAACTCATCTGCACGCAGTTTGGCGGAGGGGTTAAGGGATAATTCACTGATACGTGGTTTGCTCAAACCGGTCCGTCTGGCAACCATCGATTTATTCACCGATTTCTTTGCTAAATATTCGCCTAATGGGGTCATGTTCTAAGTATTGATAGTCATTTGTTAGGTTAAATATTCAATTTATAAAGAATTTCTTAACATTTTTTTGATAATTGAATATATTTCTTTAATCTTGTAAAGATTTTCTTAACAAAAACTAAAATTAAATTTAGACAAAGCCCCGTCGTGGTTTACACTTCAACTATGGACAATACCTCAGAAAAAAAACCTTAGGGAAAAAGCCGGTATTCCATCGCGGCTTGGACTTCCAAGCATTTAGTTCGCGGGCAGTCTTTAATTTTGGAACACACCTCCGTATCATGTGCTCCACATATAGAACGCCTTTATTGCTTACGCAAATATTTGGTAAGAATAACGATCAGCTGTCCTTCCACCCTACCTTCTATCTGTTCAGGATTATCTTCCACTAAACGGATATTCCGAACAAGCGTACCTAATTTGGCAGAAAGCGAACTTCCTTTCACATCCAGTGTTTTCGTAAGCACCACCGAATCTCCATTTTGGAGGGTATTGCCGTTAGCATCTTTATGCACTACAGTGCTCACCACGTCTTCTGCAATTGGAGCTGCTTTCGCCCAGGCTAACGTTTCTTCATCAAGATAAAGGATATCCAGTGCATCTGCCGCCCAACTTTCACCCTTTAGGCGATTAAGCACACGCCAGGCCAATACCTGTACCGCTGGCACCTGGCTCCACATGACATCAGGCAGAAAGCGCCAATCCTCCGAAGAGAAGGCTACCGCTCCCTCTAATTGATCTGCTAGATCTTTTAATACAAGCACTTCATTGTCCGAGTAACTGTCAGCCGCTACATTGTAAACTACCACATCACCCGCCTTACCACTTAATTCACATTTACCTCCGCTACGGGCTTTTAAGGTATCATTTATTATCATTGCTGTAATTTTAGTTGAGGCTGCAAAGATAAGCTTTTCTAATGACAGCATTTATCGCTCATAGCGAATGATGGTTTCGGAATCTATTTCAATAGATGGTTGAAAAAATATGACCCTCCTCAATTTAGGAGAATCTTTTTCAGGGAAAGTAAAAAAGAAATATTCGGTAACTTTGTTCATATGACAGTGCAGCTAGAAGAAAACCCACTTCCATGAAAGCGATGGCATTGGAAAGCCCCGGAGCACCTCTCCGGCTTAAAGGGATGCCCGTTCCGGAAGCCTTACAGGATATCGATAAAGGCGGCGCAGTTATCTGCGGAGGCATCCACATGAGTACTATTCCTTCTTTTCCCTATGCGCTCTTATGGGAAGAAAGGAGCCTTCAATCGCTGGCAAACCTGACACGCCAAGAATTCGGTAATTTATTTTAGAAATGGTACGTTGTAAGTTCCACTCAAGCTGATTACGGTTACTTTCTTCCTCTTTGAGGCGTTGTTATCTTTATTCAAATAATTTCAACAGTTGTTCTCTATTCAAGGATTTCAGCACACTGCTGTCTGCTTGCACAAGCGATTCCGCCAATGCTTTCTTGTTGTTTTGCATCGCTATAATTCTTTCCTCAATGCTATCTTTACAGACCATACGGTATGCCATCACATGCTTGTCCTGCCCAATACGATAACAGCGGTCGATTGCCTGCGCCTCTGCTGCCGGGTTCCACCAAGGATCTAAAATATACACATAATCCGCTGCAGTCAGGTTCAATCCTGTTCCACCAGCCCTTAAGCTGATCAAAAACACCCGGCAATCATCTTCTTCCTGAAAGCGACTCACGGCTTGTTGTCGGTAATCACCACTTGTTTTTCCATCTAGGTAGGCATAGTCAACATTCATACTTTTCAATTCTTCCCCTACCAACGCCAACATTTTCGTAAAGGAAGAAAAAATGAGCAGCTTATGTCCTTGCGTTTTCTCTATAATATGTTCACGAATTTCTTCAAGTTTAGCCGACAAATTGGAGTAATCTTTATCAGGAATCAATGCCGGTGAGTTACAGATCTGCCGCAGTCGCATCAATGCTTCCAGCACGAACATCGTTGCCTGATCTTTGCGTTCTTCCATTTTGTCTTCCAATTCACTACGAAAACGCTTTCGGTACTGCTCATATAACTTACGCTGTTCGGGTAGCATTTCACAATAAAGCACCATTTCCGTTTTTTCCGGCAAATCTTTGGCCACCTGCGCTTTCGTTCTCCGTAACATAAAAGGCGCTATCAATTGTTGTAAGGATTCTTTCGTTTCCAAACTTGCTGAACCATCCGCTATACCAGGAAAGTTCCGTTTAAACTGACCGTAAGTTCCCAAGAATCCCGGATTTACAAAATCGAGCTGGGCAAAAATATCGGATATACCGTTCTCAATGGGCGTGCCTGTCAATGCCAAACGATAGTCAGACCGAACGGTCTGTACACATTCGAACCGTTTGGATTGCGGATTTTTGATGGCTTGGGATTCATCTAGGATCAGGTAACTGAAATGGTATTTACGGAACACCTCGATGTCGGCCATTAACGTACCATAGGTGGTGAGCAAAAGTTCTCCGTTAGCTGCAGAAATTTCGGTTATTGAACGGTTTGTGCCATGGTGTACCCTTACCATTCTATGTGGAACAAATTTGCTAGCTTCCTGTTGCCAATTGAAGAGCAAGGAATTGGGCAATACGATGAGCGACGCAGGAGCTGTTGAGTCTAGCTCATAACTATATTCCAGCAGCGTCAACACTTGTAGAGTTTTTCCAAGCCCCATATCATCCGCCAGTATTCCGCCCCAACCAAATTCGTGTAAAAAGCCCATCCAGCTAAAGCCTATCTCCTGATAAGGGCGAAGAATCGCTTTTACCTGCTCTGGTTTGGCTATCGGTTGAATCTTGTCGAACGCTTGCAGCTTCTTTCGTTGCAATTTTAATTGCTCATGCAACTGCTTATCATTGATTTTATTAGCGAATGACCGGATGGCGGTGAAGTGCTTTGCAGAAAGATGGACCTTATTCTTTTTAATTTTCCCAACGGATAGGATGGGACGCAGCTTATGCTGCAACTTTCTGGGAAAATGCCCCACAGAGCCATCGGGTAACATCAACATTTCCCGTTCTTTTTGTATCGCTGCTTGAAGTAGCTCTAAGTCTATCACTTGCTTATTAAATTGAACGTTTAGATCAACATTCAAGGTATCACCATCTTTATTGATTACCATTGTCCAGTCCATTTCATGGGGCAAAAAAGGTAATCCTTTTAAGTTTTCTATACCTTTTAGCTTAACTTGATCCCCCTGAAGTCTAGCAATTGTCTCTGCTAACCATGTTGTTTTACGGACAAAAGATAAGGGGATCGACAATATTCCAGAATCCGCCTGTTCGGCAAACGAGCTATGCAATGATAAAAGTAAATTTCGGTAATCACATTCAACTACTTTATCTCTGTCATAAATAAGCAACGTTTCTTTTTCTATGCGAAAGGCAATGCTTCCGTCGTAAACAGGGTTTGCAACCAAAGAATTTCCGTAAACTATTTGTGGCTCGATATAGAGATGTTGCTCGCGAATGCAAAAACACACCACTTTGGAAATGATTTTTAGCTTGCCTTTCAAGGCAAAATTTAGATAACTATTTTTGGGTTCGTAACTTAGAGGATAGCGCTCTGCCAGAGGAAACAATATATTATCCATGAATTGTTCAACGTCGTTCGGCAACACCGTTAAACAAAAATCACATTCTCTGAAACGTTGAATCATCTCTTCATCATGAGCCTGTTGAACAAGTATATAGTTGTGACTATCTTTTAAGAAAAACGAAAATCTATCGGACATGAACTGTGGTTCATCTACAAGCTTACCTTCCAGATAGATTTCCAATTTCAGCTGCAAACAACCATTGTTTTCAATTAATAAAAAGCGGAGGGCGATTTCCTGCAGTGAAAAATTAGGGATTTCGTAAATCCCATGCGTTGGCTTTACGTGTTCACGCCGGCTTCGCCACACATTAAAAACTATGATCGGGTACTTATTTAAAACCGGTATAATCTTTTTCCAAAGCCGTAATAAAAGTCTCCTTTTTACAGCGTCAATGTACCCTTTTGTATCCAGTAGCTCAACGTCATAGTTAAGGTTTATCAATGTATCTTTGTTCAAAAGATCAATACGTAACATATGATGACAAATCGACTGAAGCATCTCTTCTTCAGCGTCTATGTCTAGGAAAGAATGATTCAGATCGAAGATGTAGCTGCGCTCAAAATTCACATATTTCGTCCCGTCTTTATTTTTTTTTGCTAAAAAAGGCAAAAGAAGTGGCATATTGTATCCATGATGAATGGGTATTCCTAATAATAAATCCTTTTCCTTTACCTCTCCAAGCTTTGAGGACGGAAAAAAACTAATTTTTTCACTATAGCATTCTGCTTTATTACCATAGTTAAAAACTCTACCATATCCCTCTCTCGCTATAAACTTAGGCTTGTGCCCATAATGGTAAACGTAGTAGTCATCCACTTCAAAACGAAACATCGGATAAAACTTTTCATCCAAGGTGATGATTTCAGAAGAATAGAGCTGTTTGAAAAGTGAATCATTATATCTAATCCGATCCAACACTCCATAAAAAGCATGTTTACATATATCTTTTACGCTTTTATTACAGGAACAAGCAATCGCTATGTGTGCTTCACTTAAATGAATCGTAAGCTTGAACTTCCCGTCCATATCTTTTCCTCTCAGCCCCACCTTCAGCTCGTTACCCTGTAAGTCTTCAAAAAAACTATAGATGTGTTTCTTCACTTTTCCAAAATGTTCAAACATGTTTTGAAAATAGGTTTCCGACAACATAAAAGCCTCCCCATCCTCCCACGGAATAACGTAACATTCGGATGACTTTCGCCTCGATTTTTTTTCCTGTTTGATCTGCTGGTTCTCTGTAATTTTCTTCATAAAGATTGGTTTAGATTTTCTATAGTCTCGCCTTCCTGCGTAGTGGCCAACGAAATTGATTTAAATTCGAAAGCACAAATATAATAATATTATTTTAAAGCATATTAATAATATATAAAATAATTTTTAAACTGCTTAAAATACAAATTAGACTATCCCGATTTTACGATAACCCATACAGCATAAAAAGGGATATTGCGCAAATGGAAGTTAGGAAACAGGCGATCAAATCAGAAATGGCAAACATACAACAACAGAAGATCGAAAAACGCAGGAGCATATCAAAAAAGGCTTCAACCGGGGAGATTGAAGCCTTTAACTAACCAATTATAAACCTAAATTATGAATGACACAAAGTTAGTGTACAAAACACACTATCACAAACTTTATTTTCGATCTGATGATTAGATGACAATTTCTCCACTATTAAAATTATGTTTCAGTTCACGTTGTAATAAATCAATGAATAGCTCTTGCTCTTTAGTGGCATCCTTGTGACTCACTGCGTACCACTTACGGCTCACCCGAGCGCCAGGAAGTTTAATAGCCTTCACCTTCCCCTGTTTTAGGTACGGCGACGCCATCCAGCAAGGCATGATCGTTACTCCCAATCCTGCAGCCACCATCTCGATCAAACCCTCCGTCAATTGCATTTTAGTCACGGCCGCCAGCTCAATACCATTGGGGCGAATAAATTGCGTAAAGGCCGTGCTCATATCCTCCTGCATCTCGTAAATAAATAGCACTTCGCCGTTCAGCAATCCCGCGGTAAAAGGTTCCGATCTTAAATAAGGACTATTCTTTGCTACCAGTAACAGAAACACATCTTCGAACAAAAAGTCCGTTCTATAACGCGAGGGTACGAGCGGCTTGCTATCGGTAATTGCAATATCAAGCTTGCCGTTTTCCAAGTAGGATAAGGGCTTTTGGGTCGCCTCAATTACTATATCAATCATAACTTCAGGTGTTTTTTCCCTGAATAATTTCACTACAGCAGGCAACCAATGATAAGACGTGTAACAAGCGGTACTGATCTTGATCCGCTCCGCTTTAGCGTCTTTGAAGTTTGCAACAGCTTTTTCCAGCTCCGAAAATTCTGAAAGCACTTTTTCTGCATGGAAAAGTATGGTATTCCCCTGATCAGTCAAATGCAATTTTTTTCCCCTCCTAGCAAAGATCTTCACTCCGAGATTCTCTTCAAATTCCCGAAGCATATGACTCAAAGCCGATTGTGTCAGGAACATCTTATGCGTGGCATTTGACATGGATCCCCCGTCTACAATATGTTTGATCAAGCGTAAATGTTTCAGTTCAACATTCTTCATATGAATAAATTTCATTAAAAACTACAAATTAATTCATTTTTATCATATTAAACAATTCTCGTTATTTGTAAAACAAAAAAGATGGACACTATACTTTCTAATTTTACACATGGCATGGCGGACATCAATCCGTCTTTAAGACTTCATTACGTGAGTGCCGGTGAAGGCAACCGGGTGATTGTGCTTCTTCATGGATTCCCGCAAACCTGGTGGGAGTGGCGGCATATCATCCCAGGACTTACAGAAGCAGGCTTTCGGGTGATCGTTCCCGACTATCGCGGTGCGGGCGATTCTTGGAAACCACAGGATGGTTATGATAAAAAAACGATGGCCCGCGATATTCACACCTTATTGAAATCACATCTGCGTATCGATACGCCAGTTATCATCGGGGGGCACGATATCGGATTGATGGTTGCCTATGCTTTCGCACAGCAGTACCGCAATGACACGTCACACCTGATCGTGATGGACGCCCCTTTGCCCGGTACAACCATATTCAACACACTCCGCTCCGATCAACGCGTTTGGCATTTTGCCTTCCATCAAGTGCTTGACCTACCCGAAGCGCTCGTCAATGGTCGCGAACATCTATATCTACAGTTTTTTTTCAATGCCAGGATTTACAATCCGGCAGCCATCAGCCAAGAAGATCTACAAATCTATATAGAAGCTTATAAAGCTCCAGGAGCTATGCGTGCAGGTTTCGAGCTATACCGCAACTTCGATCAAGATGAAGCAGATAACCGGCAACTGCTGAAGCGTCATGGCAAACTGAACATACCCGTGCTCGCCGTCGGAGGCGAAACAAGTACCAGTGGCCCTTTGATGGATACCATGATGCGCGAAGTGGCCGAAGACGTTACTGGCCTGCGTATCCCCCGTTCGGCTCATTGGGTTGCAGAAGAAAACCCAACTGCACTACTCCGTGGAACCCTGCAATTTCTCCAAGATATTTTATGATAAAAGGATATAAGTCAACAAAAACGATCGCCATTGTTGGAGCCGGTGGCGGCATCGGTTTCTCAACCGCCAAAATATTCGCTAAACAGGGCTTTAATGTAGCTTTGATCAGTAGGGATATGCACAAATTGTCTCAACAAATCGAAGCCCTTGAACTAAAAGAAAATGTCATTTTACCCCTTTTTGGTAACGTCGCCAAGCCCTCCACATTAAAACCTGCTTTCACTCATATAATCGAACGATTCGAGCGGTTAGATATATTACATTATAATGTCGCCAATATTTACAGCACCAATATCCTCGAAGAAACTCCTGAAAGCTTAATGGAGGATTATCCGGTTTATGCGCCGGCCTTGCAAGCCAGTGTTCTGTTAGCCATAGAATCTCTGAGAACGACAAAAGGAGCAATATTGGTTACGGGTGGCGCAATTGCCTATACCCCAAATCCTGATTATGGCGCGCTTTCGATTGGTAAAGCTGCCATAGCAAATCTCACGAGAAGCCTAAGCCATGAACTTTCAAACCATGGCATTTATACCGGTTTACTCAGTATTCAAAGCCATGTTTCACCGAAATTTCACCTGCACCATCCCGACAATATTGCCCAGCAATTATGGAATATGTATGCTGATCGAGCCGTATTCGAAGTCGTTTTGTAATGCCTCTCCTTAACGGATTAATGAAACCGCCCGAAAATGAACAATGAATGTTCATTTTCGAACGTAAGCGAGTGCACACAAATACATAACCTACTGACTAA
This Olivibacter sp. SDN3 DNA region includes the following protein-coding sequences:
- a CDS encoding DUF6364 family protein; the protein is MKAKLNLSIDKQLLTQAKAYAAQKHSSVSELVENYFKTFVNKPSKKGIVQLIESLPKPEIADQEDLKKRYLEDNAKKYGF
- a CDS encoding PIN domain-containing protein; its protein translation is MAFKVLLDVNILLDFTLQRTAYQEAKTIITWTEQGTIKGFISPSVVQICAYWIAKSYGSTKAKEILGLLLGFLDSLEISHEQVLAAVHSSMSDVEDALLYYTALHHKLDIIISRDQHFQQSGLPSLPVLSPKEFIAFIQKKSF
- a CDS encoding helix-turn-helix transcriptional regulator, with translation MTPLGEYLAKKSVNKSMVARRTGLSKPRISELSLNPSAKLRADELVLIAKAIDTDPCEMLMKLYGDLELKEEKR
- a CDS encoding alkylphosphonate utilization protein; this encodes MIINDTLKARSGGKCELSGKAGDVVVYNVAADSYSDNEVLVLKDLADQLEGAVAFSSEDWRFLPDVMWSQVPAVQVLAWRVLNRLKGESWAADALDILYLDEETLAWAKAAPIAEDVVSTVVHKDANGNTLQNGDSVVLTKTLDVKGSSLSAKLGTLVRNIRLVEDNPEQIEGRVEGQLIVILTKYLRKQ
- a CDS encoding DEAD/DEAH box helicase, with amino-acid sequence MKKITENQQIKQEKKSRRKSSECYVIPWEDGEAFMLSETYFQNMFEHFGKVKKHIYSFFEDLQGNELKVGLRGKDMDGKFKLTIHLSEAHIAIACSCNKSVKDICKHAFYGVLDRIRYNDSLFKQLYSSEIITLDEKFYPMFRFEVDDYYVYHYGHKPKFIAREGYGRVFNYGNKAECYSEKISFFPSSKLGEVKEKDLLLGIPIHHGYNMPLLLPFLAKKNKDGTKYVNFERSYIFDLNHSFLDIDAEEEMLQSICHHMLRIDLLNKDTLINLNYDVELLDTKGYIDAVKRRLLLRLWKKIIPVLNKYPIIVFNVWRSRREHVKPTHGIYEIPNFSLQEIALRFLLIENNGCLQLKLEIYLEGKLVDEPQFMSDRFSFFLKDSHNYILVQQAHDEEMIQRFRECDFCLTVLPNDVEQFMDNILFPLAERYPLSYEPKNSYLNFALKGKLKIISKVVCFCIREQHLYIEPQIVYGNSLVANPVYDGSIAFRIEKETLLIYDRDKVVECDYRNLLLSLHSSFAEQADSGILSIPLSFVRKTTWLAETIARLQGDQVKLKGIENLKGLPFLPHEMDWTMVINKDGDTLNVDLNVQFNKQVIDLELLQAAIQKEREMLMLPDGSVGHFPRKLQHKLRPILSVGKIKKNKVHLSAKHFTAIRSFANKINDKQLHEQLKLQRKKLQAFDKIQPIAKPEQVKAILRPYQEIGFSWMGFLHEFGWGGILADDMGLGKTLQVLTLLEYSYELDSTAPASLIVLPNSLLFNWQQEASKFVPHRMVRVHHGTNRSITEISAANGELLLTTYGTLMADIEVFRKYHFSYLILDESQAIKNPQSKRFECVQTVRSDYRLALTGTPIENGISDIFAQLDFVNPGFLGTYGQFKRNFPGIADGSASLETKESLQQLIAPFMLRRTKAQVAKDLPEKTEMVLYCEMLPEQRKLYEQYRKRFRSELEDKMEERKDQATMFVLEALMRLRQICNSPALIPDKDYSNLSAKLEEIREHIIEKTQGHKLLIFSSFTKMLALVGEELKSMNVDYAYLDGKTSGDYRQQAVSRFQEEDDCRVFLISLRAGGTGLNLTAADYVYILDPWWNPAAEAQAIDRCYRIGQDKHVMAYRMVCKDSIEERIIAMQNNKKALAESLVQADSSVLKSLNREQLLKLFE
- a CDS encoding LysR family transcriptional regulator, with translation MKNVELKHLRLIKHIVDGGSMSNATHKMFLTQSALSHMLREFEENLGVKIFARRGKKLHLTDQGNTILFHAEKVLSEFSELEKAVANFKDAKAERIKISTACYTSYHWLPAVVKLFREKTPEVMIDIVIEATQKPLSYLENGKLDIAITDSKPLVPSRYRTDFLFEDVFLLLVAKNSPYLRSEPFTAGLLNGEVLFIYEMQEDMSTAFTQFIRPNGIELAAVTKMQLTEGLIEMVAAGLGVTIMPCWMASPYLKQGKVKAIKLPGARVSRKWYAVSHKDATKEQELFIDLLQRELKHNFNSGEIVI
- a CDS encoding alpha/beta fold hydrolase — protein: MDTILSNFTHGMADINPSLRLHYVSAGEGNRVIVLLHGFPQTWWEWRHIIPGLTEAGFRVIVPDYRGAGDSWKPQDGYDKKTMARDIHTLLKSHLRIDTPVIIGGHDIGLMVAYAFAQQYRNDTSHLIVMDAPLPGTTIFNTLRSDQRVWHFAFHQVLDLPEALVNGREHLYLQFFFNARIYNPAAISQEDLQIYIEAYKAPGAMRAGFELYRNFDQDEADNRQLLKRHGKLNIPVLAVGGETSTSGPLMDTMMREVAEDVTGLRIPRSAHWVAEENPTALLRGTLQFLQDIL
- a CDS encoding SDR family NAD(P)-dependent oxidoreductase gives rise to the protein MIKGYKSTKTIAIVGAGGGIGFSTAKIFAKQGFNVALISRDMHKLSQQIEALELKENVILPLFGNVAKPSTLKPAFTHIIERFERLDILHYNVANIYSTNILEETPESLMEDYPVYAPALQASVLLAIESLRTTKGAILVTGGAIAYTPNPDYGALSIGKAAIANLTRSLSHELSNHGIYTGLLSIQSHVSPKFHLHHPDNIAQQLWNMYADRAVFEVVL